One part of the Thermoanaerobacterium sp. CMT5567-10 genome encodes these proteins:
- the rplA gene encoding 50S ribosomal protein L1, whose amino-acid sequence MKHGKKYLDSVKLIDKTRLYDANEAIDLVLKTAKAKFDETVDLSVRLGVDPRHADQQVRGTVILPHGTGKTVRVLVFAKGDKAKEAEAAGAEYVGAEELVAKIQNENWFDYDVVIATPDMMGVVGRLGKVLGPKGLMPNPKAGTVTFDIEKAVKDVKAGKIEYRVDKNSIIHVPIGKVSFGQEKLVENFKTIMDAIIRSKPAAAKGQYLRSVVLSSTMGPGIKVNPQRIL is encoded by the coding sequence ATGAAACATGGGAAAAAATATTTAGACAGTGTGAAATTGATAGACAAAACAAGGTTGTATGATGCAAATGAGGCTATCGATTTAGTTTTAAAAACTGCTAAAGCTAAATTTGACGAAACTGTTGATTTATCTGTAAGGCTTGGCGTAGATCCGAGGCATGCTGATCAACAGGTTAGAGGAACAGTAATATTGCCTCATGGAACTGGAAAAACAGTTCGAGTTTTGGTTTTTGCTAAGGGCGATAAAGCAAAAGAAGCTGAAGCTGCTGGTGCAGAGTATGTTGGAGCTGAAGAGCTTGTTGCAAAGATTCAAAATGAAAACTGGTTTGACTACGATGTTGTTATAGCAACACCAGATATGATGGGTGTCGTAGGTAGACTTGGTAAAGTTTTAGGACCAAAAGGTTTGATGCCAAACCCAAAAGCTGGTACTGTTACATTTGATATTGAGAAAGCAGTAAAAGACGTTAAAGCTGGTAAAATTGAGTACAGGGTAGATAAAAATTCAATAATCCATGTACCTATTGGGAAAGTTTCATTTGGACAAGAGAAATTAGTTGAAAATTTCAAAACGATAATGGATGCTATAATAAGATCTAAACCTGCAGCCGCAAAAGGACAATATTTAAGAAGTGTTGTTCTTTCTTCAACAATGGGGCCTGGAATCAAGGTTAATCCACAAAGAATTTTATGA
- the rplJ gene encoding 50S ribosomal protein L10 has translation MGTAREAKEKVVSEFKDKLERAQSVIFTSYSGLTVEDDTALRRKFKEANAEYKVYKNTLMWRAAQELGYDDLKKYLEGPTSVSFGYDDPVTPAKILVEFLKNNKSLELKAGIVDGKIVGPDEIKALSELPSKEELIAKALGSMKAPINNLVYVLSGTLRSLVIALNAVKEKKEA, from the coding sequence TTGGGTACAGCGAGGGAAGCTAAGGAAAAAGTTGTTAGTGAATTTAAAGATAAACTGGAAAGAGCACAATCCGTCATATTTACAAGTTACAGTGGCTTGACAGTTGAGGACGATACTGCTTTAAGAAGAAAGTTTAAAGAGGCTAATGCTGAGTACAAAGTATACAAGAATACTTTGATGTGGCGTGCAGCGCAAGAGCTAGGTTATGATGACTTAAAGAAGTACTTAGAAGGACCAACATCAGTATCTTTTGGATACGATGATCCTGTTACACCTGCAAAAATCCTAGTTGAATTTTTAAAAAACAATAAAAGTTTAGAGTTAAAAGCAGGTATTGTCGATGGTAAAATAGTGGGTCCAGATGAAATAAAAGCATTGTCAGAATTACCATCAAAAGAAGAACTCATCGCAAAAGCGCTTGGCAGCATGAAAGCTCCAATAAACAATCTTGTATATGTATTATCTGGTACATTAAGAAGTCTTGTAATAGCGTTAAATGCTGTTAAAGAGAAAAAAGAAGCATAA
- the nusG gene encoding transcription termination/antitermination protein NusG, translated as MSETNSAKWYVVHTYSGYENKVKANLEKSVENRNLQNLIHQIVVPTEKVVEIKDGKKKSVDRKVFPGYVLVKMVMNDESWYVVRNTRGVTGFVGPGSKPVPLTEAEVRSLGIKEAQTSVDIKVGDSVRVIAGPLENFIGVVEEIYLDRQKAKVLISMFGRETPVEFDFVQIQKIQ; from the coding sequence ATGTCTGAAACGAACTCAGCTAAATGGTATGTAGTTCATACTTATTCCGGATATGAAAATAAAGTTAAAGCGAATCTGGAAAAGTCTGTTGAAAATAGAAACCTTCAAAACTTAATACATCAGATTGTAGTTCCGACAGAAAAAGTGGTAGAGATTAAAGACGGTAAAAAGAAATCTGTTGACAGAAAGGTATTTCCTGGATATGTACTTGTGAAGATGGTCATGAATGATGAATCATGGTATGTTGTCAGGAATACCAGAGGCGTAACTGGCTTCGTTGGACCTGGTTCTAAGCCAGTACCACTTACTGAAGCGGAAGTCAGAAGCTTAGGCATTAAAGAAGCACAGACGTCAGTAGATATAAAAGTAGGCGATAGTGTTAGAGTTATTGCTGGGCCACTTGAAAATTTCATCGGTGTTGTTGAAGAAATTTACCTTGACAGACAAAAGGCTAAAGTTTTGATTTCGATGTTTGGAAGAGAGACTCCAGTCGAATTTGACTTTGTCCAGATTCAAAAAATCCAATAA
- the rplL gene encoding 50S ribosomal protein L7/L12, protein MNKEEILEAIKGMTVLELADLVKALEEEFGVSAAAPVAVAAAPAAGGAAAPAEEKTEFDVILSDVGSEKIKVIKVVREVTNLGLKEAKDLVEGAPKPIKEGVSKDEANQIKAKFEEVGAKVEIK, encoded by the coding sequence ATGAATAAGGAAGAAATTTTAGAGGCTATAAAAGGAATGACAGTTTTAGAATTAGCTGATTTAGTTAAAGCTTTGGAAGAGGAATTTGGAGTATCTGCAGCAGCACCTGTTGCTGTAGCAGCAGCACCTGCAGCAGGAGGAGCAGCAGCACCTGCTGAAGAGAAGACAGAATTTGATGTTATATTGTCAGATGTAGGTTCAGAAAAGATAAAAGTAATAAAAGTAGTTAGAGAAGTTACAAATCTTGGCCTGAAAGAAGCAAAAGATCTTGTTGAAGGTGCTCCAAAGCCAATTAAAGAAGGCGTAAGCAAGGATGAAGCAAATCAGATAAAGGCAAAATTCGAAGAAGTTGGAGCAAAAGTAGAAATAAAATAA
- the sigH gene encoding RNA polymerase sporulation sigma factor SigH, whose product MKSGAQIDLYNVFSSMDEGDVVEEAQKGNEAALEFIIDKYYSFVKAKARSYFLVGADKEDIVQEGMIGLYKAIRDFKSDKLSSFKAFAELCITRQMITAIKTATRQKHIPLNSYVSLNKPIFEEESDRTLMDVVSSECISDPEELIINREEYVNIENKIGEMLSDLEWEVLISYLDGKSYQEIAVELRRHVKSIDNALQRVKRKLERYLEMRNS is encoded by the coding sequence GTGAAATCGGGGGCACAAATAGATTTATACAATGTATTTTCATCAATGGATGAAGGCGATGTCGTAGAAGAAGCTCAGAAGGGCAATGAAGCAGCATTAGAATTTATCATTGATAAGTACTATTCTTTTGTCAAAGCAAAAGCACGTTCCTACTTTTTAGTCGGCGCAGACAAAGAAGATATTGTGCAAGAAGGTATGATTGGTCTGTATAAGGCTATTCGTGATTTTAAAAGTGATAAGCTTTCTTCATTTAAAGCGTTTGCGGAACTATGCATAACAAGACAGATGATAACTGCTATTAAGACTGCAACAAGACAGAAGCATATTCCTCTAAATTCTTATGTTTCTCTGAATAAACCTATCTTTGAAGAAGAATCTGATAGAACTTTGATGGATGTTGTATCGAGCGAGTGTATATCTGATCCTGAAGAGTTAATAATAAATCGAGAGGAATACGTTAACATCGAAAACAAGATTGGAGAAATGTTAAGCGATCTTGAGTGGGAAGTGCTTATATCTTATCTTGATGGCAAATCGTATCAAGAAATTGCTGTTGAGCTTAGAAGACATGTAAAATCAATAGATAATGCCCTCCAGAGAGTCAAGAGGAAACTTGAAAGGTATCTCGAGATGAGAAATAGTTAA
- a CDS encoding Mini-ribonuclease 3 yields MDKFIKNNKILSKQEVMSLSPLIMAFIGDSVYDLFIRTNIAVKGNRPINKIHKECVQYVKASSQSEILKKLYDIFDEEEKDIIRRGRNVKSATIPKHAGIEEYRLATAFEALLGYLYLLGRYDRLDEILNCALNII; encoded by the coding sequence ATGGATAAGTTTATAAAAAACAATAAAATACTTTCAAAACAAGAGGTTATGAGCTTATCTCCACTTATAATGGCTTTTATTGGCGATAGTGTTTATGATTTATTTATAAGAACTAATATCGCTGTTAAGGGGAATAGGCCTATAAATAAAATTCATAAAGAATGTGTACAATATGTTAAAGCATCATCTCAGTCTGAAATTTTAAAAAAGCTTTATGATATTTTTGACGAAGAAGAAAAGGACATAATAAGGAGAGGGCGAAATGTAAAAAGTGCAACTATTCCAAAGCACGCTGGTATTGAAGAGTACCGGCTGGCTACTGCATTTGAGGCACTATTAGGATATTTATATCTTTTAGGAAGATACGATAGGCTAGATGAAATACTTAACTGTGCATTAAATATAATATAA
- the rlmB gene encoding 23S rRNA (guanosine(2251)-2'-O)-methyltransferase RlmB, with protein sequence MKENENIIYGRNPVLEAINSGREIEKIYVSKNAKGNISKIIKAARDKNIIVSTTDNGTLDKLSNYGNHQGIAALCSLYKYYEIEDILEYADERGEKPFILLLDGITDTHNLGAIIRTAEAFSAHGIIIPKRRSAVVNSTVVKTSAGATEYIKIAKVSNINNAIHNLKKQGVWIVGSSLDTDVDFQNVDYTLPVAIVIGSEGEGMSELTKKNCDYIAKIPMRGNINSLNASVAASIFMYEIVRQRMGKA encoded by the coding sequence ATGAAGGAAAATGAAAATATAATATACGGAAGAAATCCTGTTTTGGAAGCTATTAATAGCGGTCGTGAAATTGAAAAAATATATGTATCAAAAAATGCAAAGGGTAATATCTCTAAGATTATAAAAGCAGCAAGGGATAAAAATATAATCGTTTCTACGACAGATAATGGAACTTTGGATAAACTGTCTAATTATGGCAATCACCAAGGAATTGCAGCTTTATGTTCCTTATACAAGTATTATGAAATTGAAGACATACTTGAATATGCAGATGAAAGAGGTGAAAAGCCTTTTATTTTGCTATTAGATGGAATTACTGATACACATAATCTGGGTGCCATAATAAGGACTGCAGAAGCTTTTTCTGCTCATGGTATTATTATACCAAAGAGAAGATCCGCTGTTGTCAATAGTACAGTTGTAAAAACGTCAGCAGGTGCTACCGAATACATTAAAATAGCTAAAGTTTCTAATATAAACAATGCTATACATAATCTTAAAAAGCAAGGTGTTTGGATTGTTGGAAGTAGTTTAGATACAGACGTCGATTTTCAAAATGTCGATTATACTTTGCCTGTAGCAATTGTAATAGGCAGCGAAGGAGAAGGAATGTCTGAACTTACAAAAAAGAATTGTGATTATATAGCGAAAATACCCATGAGAGGAAATATAAATTCTTTAAATGCGTCGGTTGCGGCTTCTATTTTTATGTATGAGATTGTAAGACAGAGGATGGGTAAGGCGTGA
- the tuf gene encoding elongation factor Tu translates to MAKQKFERKKPHANIGTIGHVDHGKTTLTSAITIVLSKQGMAQATAYDEIDKAPEEKARGITINTMHVEYETDKRHYAHVDCPGHADYVKNMITGAAQMDGAILVVSAADGPMPQTREHILLARQVGVPYIVVFLNKADMVDDQELIELVEMEVRELLNEYEFPGDDTPIVVGSALKAMECGCGQRDCQWCGKIWELMDVVDSYIPTPERDVDKPFLMPVEDVFTITGRGTVATGRVERGKLKVGDEVEIIGLSDESKKTVVTGLEMFRKTLDEAEAGDNIGVLLRGVTREEVERGQVLAKPGSVKPHTKFEGQVYVLTKEEGGRHTPFFNGYRPQFYFRTTDVTGVIELPEGVEMVMPGDHVTMTIELITPIAMEEGLKFAIREGGHTVGAGVVSKILS, encoded by the coding sequence ATGGCGAAGCAAAAATTTGAAAGAAAGAAACCCCATGCAAACATAGGAACAATAGGGCACGTAGACCATGGCAAAACGACGTTAACATCAGCGATAACAATAGTATTATCAAAACAAGGAATGGCACAAGCGACAGCATATGACGAAATAGACAAAGCACCAGAAGAGAAAGCAAGAGGAATCACAATAAACACAATGCACGTAGAATACGAGACAGATAAAAGGCACTATGCGCATGTAGACTGTCCAGGACACGCAGACTATGTAAAGAACATGATAACAGGAGCAGCGCAGATGGACGGAGCGATACTAGTAGTATCAGCAGCAGACGGTCCAATGCCGCAGACAAGAGAGCACATACTCTTAGCAAGGCAGGTAGGAGTACCATACATTGTAGTATTTCTAAACAAAGCAGACATGGTAGACGACCAAGAATTAATAGAGCTAGTAGAGATGGAAGTAAGAGAACTGTTAAACGAATATGAATTCCCAGGAGACGACACACCGATAGTAGTAGGATCAGCATTAAAAGCGATGGAATGTGGATGCGGACAAAGAGACTGTCAGTGGTGCGGGAAGATATGGGAATTAATGGATGTAGTAGACAGTTATATACCGACACCAGAAAGAGATGTAGATAAGCCGTTCCTGATGCCAGTAGAAGATGTATTTACGATAACAGGAAGAGGAACAGTAGCAACAGGAAGAGTAGAGAGAGGCAAATTAAAAGTAGGAGACGAAGTAGAGATAATAGGCTTATCAGATGAAAGCAAGAAGACAGTAGTAACAGGATTAGAGATGTTCAGGAAGACATTAGACGAAGCAGAAGCAGGAGATAACATAGGAGTACTGTTAAGAGGAGTAACGAGAGAAGAAGTAGAAAGAGGACAAGTATTAGCGAAACCAGGTTCAGTAAAACCGCACACGAAATTTGAAGGACAAGTATACGTGTTAACAAAAGAAGAAGGTGGAAGACATACACCATTCTTCAATGGATACAGGCCACAGTTCTACTTCAGGACGACAGACGTAACAGGAGTAATAGAATTACCAGAGGGCGTAGAGATGGTAATGCCTGGAGACCATGTAACGATGACAATAGAATTAATAACACCGATAGCAATGGAAGAAGGATTAAAATTTGCTATAAGGGAAGGCGGACACACAGTAGGAGCCGGTGTTGTTTCCAAGATTCTGTCATAA
- the rplK gene encoding 50S ribosomal protein L11 yields the protein MAKKVAAVVKIQLPAGKATPAPPVGTALGPHGVNIMGFCKEFNERTAKQAGLIIPVVITIYADRSFSFITKTPPAAVLLKKAAGIESGSPQPNKQKVAKITKDKVREIAELKMKDLNASDIEAAMRMIAGTARSMGIEVEQ from the coding sequence ATGGCTAAAAAAGTTGCTGCAGTGGTGAAGATACAGTTACCTGCAGGAAAGGCAACACCAGCTCCACCAGTAGGTACAGCACTTGGACCACATGGTGTCAACATAATGGGCTTTTGTAAAGAATTTAATGAAAGAACTGCTAAACAAGCTGGTTTAATCATTCCTGTAGTTATTACAATATACGCTGATAGATCATTTTCTTTCATCACAAAGACGCCGCCTGCGGCAGTGCTTCTAAAGAAAGCAGCTGGCATTGAAAGTGGTTCGCCGCAGCCAAATAAACAAAAAGTTGCAAAGATAACAAAAGATAAAGTCAGAGAAATAGCTGAACTTAAGATGAAAGATTTGAATGCATCAGATATAGAAGCTGCTATGAGGATGATAGCTGGTACAGCTAGAAGCATGGGCATTGAAGTAGAACAATAG
- the rpmG gene encoding 50S ribosomal protein L33 — protein MRVKITLACTECKQRNYNTTKNKKNDPDRIELMKYCRFCRKHTLHKETR, from the coding sequence TTGCGGGTTAAGATCACATTAGCTTGCACGGAATGTAAGCAAAGGAACTATAACACTACGAAAAATAAGAAAAATGATCCTGATAGGATAGAGCTTATGAAATACTGTAGATTCTGCAGAAAACATACATTGCATAAAGAGACAAGGTAA
- the secE gene encoding preprotein translocase subunit SecE has protein sequence MAADERRKVGKFFREIKAEMKKVTWPTRNDLLTYTEVVLVVVIAFTLLIFLADSAFSYLLKLIIKS, from the coding sequence ATGGCTGCCGATGAAAGGAGAAAAGTCGGGAAGTTTTTTAGGGAAATAAAAGCCGAGATGAAAAAAGTTACGTGGCCAACAAGAAATGATTTGCTGACATATACTGAAGTTGTACTAGTCGTTGTAATAGCATTTACTTTATTGATATTTCTTGCAGACTCGGCCTTTAGCTATCTACTGAAATTAATTATAAAAAGTTAA
- a CDS encoding NYN domain-containing protein, translating into MYMVIDGYNIINNWQDLKLEAKSSLEDARQKLIDILLNFRGYTGFNIILVFDAMYVKGNQQKHEYYSGLEVVYTKEGESADSYIEGIIKDIIKKDKVVVVTSDWVLQQVVLAQGAIRMSARELYEELNDYLENKKKLYAKDDKKDSIESRLSEEIIKKLRKMAE; encoded by the coding sequence ATGTATATGGTAATAGATGGATATAACATAATAAACAATTGGCAAGATTTAAAGCTTGAAGCTAAAAGCAGTCTTGAAGATGCCAGGCAGAAATTGATAGATATACTTTTAAATTTTAGAGGGTATACAGGATTTAACATAATATTGGTTTTTGATGCAATGTATGTAAAAGGAAACCAGCAAAAGCATGAATACTACAGCGGGCTTGAGGTTGTATATACGAAAGAAGGTGAATCTGCAGATAGTTATATAGAAGGAATCATAAAAGATATAATTAAAAAGGATAAGGTTGTTGTAGTAACTTCTGACTGGGTTTTACAGCAAGTTGTTTTGGCTCAAGGGGCCATAAGAATGTCAGCTAGGGAATTATACGAAGAATTGAATGATTATTTGGAAAACAAAAAGAAATTATATGCAAAAGATGATAAAAAGGATAGTATTGAATCAAGGCTTTCTGAGGAAATTATAAAAAAACTGCGGAAAATGGCTGAATGA